TTATTTTTTTACTTCAATGTACGAATTTTATTTGAAATACTTAACATTATGTTGCTCGTGTCACGAATGATACTTGTTGTGTCCCAAGAATCTTTGTAGTTTTTTGGGTAATATCTGATATTGGTAAAATCATAGATATAAAATGTTTTATTATCAGTCGTTTCGATTTTATAGATATGTGACTTTACTTCTTTCGGCAAAACTTTAATTCCGATTTTTCCTAATTCATTTAAACCTTCCAGCTTCTGTAATATTTTGTTGATGTTATGTCCGTATGTTTTAATGAGTTCGTCTTCGGTAATGTTGGTGACTGCCACCAATCTAGATTTGAGCATTAATTCAAAAGCATATGAAAGTAAAATATAATATGACCTGAGACGTGGTTCATCTTCAGTTTCGTCAACAAGAAAATCTCTGATTAGTTTAACTGATTGACAAGCCCAATCATTCCAATAGTTAGCCGTTTGTTGGAATAGATATTTATTCATTTTTCAACTTTCTTATGTTTAATAAATATTCTGGTGAAAAGTCTATTGTTGTTTACATAACCCCTATCTAACTTACCTTTCCATTTTTGATTAACCAATTTTGGAAGTAGCCCCTCTTTGACATTATAATCACTTCCCAAAATCTCGAATTGTTCAGGGGAATACTTATCAAAAATACTCATTGGCACCCCCATTGTGCCGCTGTAATCGCTCGGAATATTTTTTACGAGCGACACTTCTATTGCGTTGTAATTGTCATACTTCTCAAACGGTTTTTTCGTTACGAACTTAATCACCTCCGCCTTGGTCATGAGTGGTAGTGGTTGATGACGTCGGCCATGGTCAAGATTAGTAAACCAACGAATGCCTTGCACTCGGGTGACATAAACCTTATTACCGCTTTCATTTGTCTTAATTTCACGAACCTGCTCCAAATTGGCAATTTTTTCTGGTATCTCAAAAAACATCGCGCCACCATTAACTTTATAATTATTACCCAACCAAACTTTATTTTCTTTAAGTAATGGAAATACTTCTTTGTATGTAATTGCGTTTAGGCTGCCGATGATTAAAAACTTTTTATCACGATCAACAAGTTGCATAATATACTCACGAAACAAACTGAACGGCGGATTTGTTACCACGATGTCAGATTGTTTAAGCAGATCAACAGATTCATCGCTACGAAAGTCACCATCGCCTTGTAGTGGTGTCCATTCGTTATTCTTGTTTGCCTTCAACTGCTTGGCAATGTCTTTCAAGTTGAACTCGCCGTTGCCGTCTATATCCTTCACCTCGTTGATAATAAATTTGTTAGCGGTTATCTTGGGACGGCCCTTTGATTTTGTGAGCGTTTTATCATCGCCAAATAACCCAAGTTGCGTGTTAGCTACGGGCGATGGCTTGTAGCTAGTGGTGATAAGTTGCTTCAATCCAAGATTGTTGAAATTGAGCACTAAATAGCGAAAGAAAATGCTCTCGAACGGGTCGTCACAGTTGCAATACACCACATTGCCACGGAAAACATAAAGGCTATGTTCCAAATACGCCTCGATTTCTTTCTGAATATCGCTGTTTTGGGTATAAAATTCGTCGTTCTTTACCCGTTTTGCGTTTGTAAGATTTTTGTTTGCCATAATCTTTATTTAAACAATTCGGCCACCAACACGCCGTAGACCATAACTATTGTAACTACTCCAAAATACCACAATCCCCCGCAATTTTAAAGGCTCCTTCGACACGGCTCAAGACAAGCAAAACAAACGGCTCAACGGGGAATCCGTTGAGCCGTTGAGCCGTATTTGTCGGATTTTTCTCTTCCACTTAGCCCCGCGCTCAAAACATCTACAACAAAAATTCTAGTACTCCATTAACTTAATATTCATCCCTTCTGCGTTTTTCTGCGTAGAGTCCGCGAGTGTCTGCGAGTGCTGTTTTAACCCCCTTATTCTCGATTACGGCACCGTTGCTTACACAGAACG
The sequence above is a segment of the bacterium genome. Coding sequences within it:
- a CDS encoding adenine-specific methyltransferase EcoRI family protein gives rise to the protein MANKNLTNAKRVKNDEFYTQNSDIQKEIEAYLEHSLYVFRGNVVYCNCDDPFESIFFRYLVLNFNNLGLKQLITTSYKPSPVANTQLGLFGDDKTLTKSKGRPKITANKFIINEVKDIDGNGEFNLKDIAKQLKANKNNEWTPLQGDGDFRSDESVDLLKQSDIVVTNPPFSLFREYIMQLVDRDKKFLIIGSLNAITYKEVFPLLKENKVWLGNNYKVNGGAMFFEIPEKIANLEQVREIKTNESGNKVYVTRVQGIRWFTNLDHGRRHQPLPLMTKAEVIKFVTKKPFEKYDNYNAIEVSLVKNIPSDYSGTMGVPMSIFDKYSPEQFEILGSDYNVKEGLLPKLVNQKWKGKLDRGYVNNNRLFTRIFIKHKKVEK